The Gehongia tenuis sequence TATCTCACGCTTCTCACCGACCTCGACCGGTATTTCGGCGAGGTGCTGGACCACGAGAAGGCGAAGTCGGAGAAGGGGCTGTTCATGTCCGACCGGTCGGTGGACGACATCCTGGAGCAGATGGACAGCTTCATGGAAAACCCCGATGAAAACGTGATGATCGTCACCTTCCCCGAGCGGCTGAACGCCGTCGAGGGGCTTACCGAGGAGGAGAAGGCGGACTATGCCGAAAGGAACGAGAAGCTGGTGAAGGAAAACGTCCTTGGAGCCTATGGGAAGCTTCGGGACGGTCTTGCCGCCCTCAAGGGCACCGGCAAAAACGAGGGCGGTCTGGCGGGCTACGAAGGCGGCAGGGAGTACTACGCCCTGCTGGCTGCGGAGGCCACCGGCTCCTCGCGGTCGGTGGAGGAGATGAAGGCTCTTTTGGAGGAGCTGGTGGAGTCGAGCATGACGGAAATGGTGGCGGTCATGATGGAAAACCCCGACTGCCTGGAGGAGATGATGAGCTACGCGCCCACCCTCACCGATCCCACGGCCATGGTGGAGGATCTAAGGGGCAAGATCGGGGAAAGCTTCCCCGAACCGCCGGAGGCCGCCTACACCATCAAGACGGTGAACGAGAGCCTCGAATCCTTCCTGAGCCCGGCCTTCTACATGATTCCGCCGGCGGACGACTATAAGAACAACAGCATCTATATCAACGAGTCGGAACAGTACGCCAGCATGGATATCTACACCACCCTGGCCCATGAGGCGTACCCCGGGCATCTTTACCAGAACGTCTATTTTTCCGGGAGCGGCGCGCCCTATATCCGGCACCTTTTCTCCTTTGCCGGCTACAGCGAGGGCTGGGCCACCTATGTGGAGCACCGCTACGCCTACGGCTACAGCGAGCGCAGCGAGGATGTGGCGAAGGTGGACGCGGCCAACAATCTGGCCACGTTGGCCCTCCACGGCATCATCGATATCGGCATCAACTATGAGGGCTGGACGCGGGAGGAGCTTTCCGAATACATGGCGGGCTTCTTCGAGGTGGACGACGAGCTGGTGGACACCATGTATACCGCCATGGTGCAGGAGCCGGGCAACTACCTGTCCTATGTGGTGGGCTGCGCCGAGTTCCTGAAGCTTCGGGAAAAGGCGGAGCAGGGCATGGGCGGCGCCTTCGAGGAGAAGGAGTTCCACCGTTTCCTGATGGAGACGGGCCCCGCGCCCTTCCCGGTGCTGGAAAAGCACATGGAAAGCTGGATGGAGGGCGTGCTCGCGCCGAAATCCACGCTGGAGCCCGCCGCCTGATGAAAAAGGGTCCGGAGGCCGCCCGTTTGGGCGGCCTTTTTGAATCTAAAATCAATAAAATTAATTTGATAATTAAAAAAATTAATTTAATACTTGATTTTTTTAATGTACGGAGGTATACTAAGGGCGTCGAAGAGAGGGGGATGCTATGATGAATTACCATGCGCCGTCCAGATGCCCGGTATGCGGGAAGGAGATGGAGGTGACCCGGCTCAAGTGCGGTCACTGCGAGACGGAGCTTGCGGGCAGGTTTCAGCCCTGCCGGTTCTGTACGCTGGAGAAAAAACACCTGGAATTTGTGGAGGTCTTTCTCCGGTGCCGGGGCTCCATCAAGGAGGTGGAGCGGGCCCTCGGCGTAAGCTATCCCACGGTGCGCAACATGATGGACGCGGCCCTTGCGGCGCTCGGCCTCGACGGGAAGCCGGAGGCGGAGGCAAGCCGGGAAGCGGAGGACCGGGCGGACATTCTGGGCCGGCTGTCGGACGGCGAAATCGATGTGGAAACGGCCCTCAGGGAGCTTGAGGCAATGAAAGGAGCGAGGCAGGATGATTAGTGACGAGAAACAGAAGGTCTTGGATATGCTGGAGCAGGGCAGCATCACGGCGGAGGAGGCCGCCCGGCTGCTGGATGCGCTGGAGGCGGGGGCAAAGCAGGAACGCTCCCAAAGGAGCGAGCAGATGCACTCCGACGCCAAAAGGATGCAGGGCAAGAAGCTCCGAGTGGAGGTCAACGGCTTTGTGGAAGGGGATAAGCGGATCAATGTGAACGTGAGCGTGCCGCTGGTCCTGGCCCGGTACGCCGACAACATCATCGCCAACTGCGTTCCCAAGGACGTGAACCGGGAGCTGTCCACGAACGGCATCGATCTCAGCCAGCTGAAGATCGGCGAGCTGGTGGACACCTTCGAATCCCTGGAGGAGGATATCGTGAACGCCGATATCGATCAGGAGGACACGAAGCTGAAGGTGCGGGTCTATGTGGACTAAACGATCGCCCTTCCTGTCCGCCCGGGTGCGGCTCGCGGGCATGAAGCCGAAATTGCGTCTTTATATCCCGCTGGCCCTGTTTGCCCTGCACGACCTCATCCTCGGCTTCGACGGACTGATGGCCCTGATCCCCGGCGCGGCCGGACGGATGGGCCGGGGCGCGCTGGATGCGGCGGATGGATTTTTGATGGGCATGATGGCTGAGCCGCCCCAAAGCTTCGTCCATGTGGACGTGGAGGATGGGAGCCGGCGGATTCAGGTGGACCTCAAAACCATGGGATGGGGGGCGTAAAGAATGGCATTTTTGTATCGGGTGCTGGGCGCCGCCGCGGCGCTGATGGTGGCGGGGCTTCTCTTTCCGGACAGCGTGAGCGTGTCCGGCGCGCTTTGGGGTACGGTGATGCTGACGGTCCTGTATGTGCTGCTCCGGCCCATCCTCCTGACCCTTCTGCTGCCCCTCAACCTGGTGGGGCTAGGGCTTTTCACGCCCTTTGCCGACGGGCTTTTGGTCCTTTGGACCTCCGCCTGGGTGGGCGGCATCCATTTCACCTACCTTGAGGCGGTGGCGGTGGCCCTCATGATCAGCCTCGCCTACCTGCCCTACTCCTATGCCAAGGAGCGGCGGGTGCTGGGCCCGAGGGTTTAAGGGGGGCGGCCATGGGAAAATGGCGCTGGTTCGCCGCGCTGGCACTGCCCGCCGGCGGCCCGTGGAAGCTGCTGATCTCTGGACTACGGTAAAAAAAGCCGCGGAAGTTTCCGCGGCTTTTGTCATACATCCCGTTCCACAAAGTGGGGATAACGCTCGGCGTAGCCCGGATAGACGCTGTCCGAGCCGTCGAAGTTGATCTGGTACAGCCGGAACACCACGGGGATGTTCTTGGGCTGCCACAGCTCCTCGTAGGAGTAGCAGTAGCGCATGCCCAGCTTTTTCATCACGGCGCCGCTGGCCGGGTTGTTCCGGTCGTGGGTGGCGGTGGCGTAGGGCATAAGGGCCTTCCCACGGGCCAGCACGGCCCCGGCCGCCTCGGCGGCGAAGCCCCGGCCCCAGTATGCCGGAAGAAGGCCGTAGCCAAGATCGTAGGGCGCCGTCCCGGACAGGCTCACATAGCCGGCGGCCCGGCCTTCAAGAAAGATCCCGTAAAACCAGCCGGACTTCTGGAGATCCGTCAGCATCTTTGCCGCCTGGTCCGGCGTTTTCACCGGATACCAGGGCAGAAAGGTGTTCGTCCGCTCATCGCTCATGATCTCGAAAAAGGCGGGCGCGTCCGCCTCGGTGAACTGCTGAAGGGTGAGCCGCCGGGTGCGGAGAAGGGGCACAGCGCTCATTGCCAGCCGTTCATGGCGGTGACCTCTTCAAGGCTCCTGCGGCCCCGCAAGGGCGTCTCGCCCCGGGCATAGCCAAGGGGCGTCACCGCCACCACCTGACAGTCCTCCGGCACGCCCAGCACCTTTTTCACCTTCTCGGCGTTGAAGCTCCCCAGCCAGCAGGTGCCCAGCCCCTGCTCCGCCGCTTCCAGCATCATGAAGGAAAGGGCGATGGAACAGTCGATGGTGTGGGCGGGCTGGCCGCAGGCCATGGTCCGCTCGAGGGTGGCGCAGACCACCAGCGCTGCCGGCGCCTCGCCCACGAATTTCTGCCCGTTGCAGGCGTCCATCATGGCGGGCATGAGCGCCCTGTCGGTGACGGCGATGAATTTCCATGCCTGGGCGTTGTTGGCGGAGGGCGCCATGCGGCCCGCCTCCAGGATTTTTGTGAGCTTCTCCGGCTCCACAGGGGTATCCTCATAGGCGCGGATGCTCTGACGCTTGTTGATGGCTTCCAGTACGGTCATTTCAATCATCCTTTCCGAATTAAATTGGCTGGGGGGAAGCTTTTGCCCTGGGGGGCCGTAGCGCCGCTTCCCCCGACGGCGATGGCGGCGGGATCAAGAGGGCGTGGGGCGCGGCGTCCCCCTTTGCCATTATCATATCGTTTTGGGAGCACGGGGGCAATTCCCAAAATAGCATTTTCTACATTTTTCGATGAAATATCTTGTATTTTGTAAATCAGGGAGGGAAATGCAATGAAGAAACGGTGAACCGCGCTGGCGCTGGTATTGGCCGCGGTCATGATGCTTTGTGCATGCGGCGTCAAACAGGAGGATTATGATGCACTCGTGCAGGAGAATGAGAGCTTGAAAACGGAGAAGGACAAGCTGTTTTCCGAGCTTGAAGCCTTGAAAGTGGATCATCAATCCCTTCAGGGAGAGAAGGATGAACTGGATAAAAGCGTTAAGGAAAAGGACAGTGCGTATAAAAAGCTGAACGACGAATATACCCAGTATAAGAAGGATATGGAGCCCTATGCCGCCCTTTCCATTGCCGAAGCGGATGCCCAAAAGGCGGCGGCGGAGCTGCAGGCTGAGCAGGACCGAAAGGCGCTGGAGGAACAGAAGGCGCAGGAGGCCGCGGAGAAGGCTGCGGCAAAAAGGTTAAATTCAAGGTCAAGGTGCTGCAGGTGTCGGGATCTTCCACCTTCCGCCTGGCTGTTAATTCCAATTACGACAAGGTGATTTACGGTACCTTCTTCGGCCAGACGGAGGCCAGGATTTTGGAGGACGACATTATCACCATCTACGGCACCGCCAATGGGCTTAAAACCTACAAAACAATTTTGGGCGCATCGGTGACGATCCCCGAGGTATCCATTGATAAAATCGAATAAACCGCGTTTTGAAATGCCGCCGGTTTCTTGACAGCAAAAAGGCGAACGCGTATTCTAAGATTATTCCAAGGGAAGAGGTGCTGTCATGAAACGTTCGGACTATGGAAAACTGGAGGCCTACATGCTGGAATGCATGGGCGACAGTGCTCATGATGGAGAACATGTCTATCGGGTGCTCCATATGGCGCTGTTTCTGGCCGAGGATGAGGATGTAAACCGGGATGTTCTGATCGCGGCGGCGCTGCTCCATGACATCGGCCGGGCGGCCGAGCTGAGGGACGGCGCGGTGGACCATGCCCAGCGGGGCAGCGAGATGGCCAGAACCTTTTTGAGCGGCATGGGATTTGACAAGGACTTTGCGGAACACGTGGCCGCCTGCATCGCCACCCACCGCTACCGCAGCGGGTTTCCGCCCGCAAGCCGGGAGGCCGAGATTCTTTTCGACGCGGACAAGCTGGATGTGACCGGCGCTCTTGGCGTTGCCCGCACCTTCCTCTATCAGGGCGCCAAGGGCCGACCCATCTATACGGTGGAGAACGGCCGGGTGCAGACGGGCAGGGAGGCGGACGATCCCCCGTCCTTCCTCAGGGAATACCATTTCAAGCTCAAGCACGTGGAGGAGAGGCTCTTCACCGAGCGGGCGCGGCGCATCGCCGATGAACGGCAGAAGGCCGCCTGGGCCTACTACGAGGAGCTGGTCCGGGAGATCGGCCAAAGCTATGGCGAGGGACAGAAGATCCTGGATGAGTTGACATAATCCAATAGAGAAGGGCCGGCCAGGCGAACGGACGCCGGCCAGGCGGTCCATGACAAAAAAAAGATCCCCAATTCGGGGATCTTTTTTGAATCTTCTATTGCCACTCGATGCCGGAATATTTGCGGAAGGCGTCCATGCTGACCTTCACCGATTCCAGCTCGCCCAGCTGGGTCTTATCCTGCTCCAGCGTGATATAGGGAATGTTTGCCTGGTTGCCGGCGTCGATGATGGCCTGAATATCCATCACGCCGGTGCCCACCTCGGCGAAGCAGCGGTCGTCGGTGTGACGGAAGGCCTCGAAGGTGGTGATGGGGGTGTCCGGGTCCACGATGCCGTCAAAGAGGTTCATCTTTTGGGGCGC is a genomic window containing:
- a CDS encoding nitroreductase family protein is translated as MTVLEAINKRQSIRAYEDTPVEPEKLTKILEAGRMAPSANNAQAWKFIAVTDRALMPAMMDACNGQKFVGEAPAALVVCATLERTMACGQPAHTIDCSIALSFMMLEAAEQGLGTCWLGSFNAEKVKKVLGVPEDCQVVAVTPLGYARGETPLRGRRSLEEVTAMNGWQ
- a CDS encoding GNAT family N-acetyltransferase, with translation MSAVPLLRTRRLTLQQFTEADAPAFFEIMSDERTNTFLPWYPVKTPDQAAKMLTDLQKSGWFYGIFLEGRAAGYVSLSGTAPYDLGYGLLPAYWGRGFAAEAAGAVLARGKALMPYATATHDRNNPASGAVMKKLGMRYCYSYEELWQPKNIPVVFRLYQINFDGSDSVYPGYAERYPHFVERDV
- a CDS encoding phage holin family protein, with the translated sequence MAFLYRVLGAAAALMVAGLLFPDSVSVSGALWGTVMLTVLYVLLRPILLTLLLPLNLVGLGLFTPFADGLLVLWTSAWVGGIHFTYLEAVAVALMISLAYLPYSYAKERRVLGPRV
- a CDS encoding DUF885 domain-containing protein, which codes for MKRRIVSSAVAALIIISLFAGCAKNTAEAFDGFTDRMFGELVVGDAITCHYILAHPKEAGVTDIPTGFGSYRYTDEDYGRLEGYLKELEKYPYEELGAQQQVTYDVLKHELEHELASRQYDDYVENLSPTVGLQAQLPVTLVEYTLRDREDVENYLTLLTDLDRYFGEVLDHEKAKSEKGLFMSDRSVDDILEQMDSFMENPDENVMIVTFPERLNAVEGLTEEEKADYAERNEKLVKENVLGAYGKLRDGLAALKGTGKNEGGLAGYEGGREYYALLAAEATGSSRSVEEMKALLEELVESSMTEMVAVMMENPDCLEEMMSYAPTLTDPTAMVEDLRGKIGESFPEPPEAAYTIKTVNESLESFLSPAFYMIPPADDYKNNSIYINESEQYASMDIYTTLAHEAYPGHLYQNVYFSGSGAPYIRHLFSFAGYSEGWATYVEHRYAYGYSERSEDVAKVDAANNLATLALHGIIDIGINYEGWTREELSEYMAGFFEVDDELVDTMYTAMVQEPGNYLSYVVGCAEFLKLREKAEQGMGGAFEEKEFHRFLMETGPAPFPVLEKHMESWMEGVLAPKSTLEPAA
- a CDS encoding DUF2089 domain-containing protein; this translates as MMNYHAPSRCPVCGKEMEVTRLKCGHCETELAGRFQPCRFCTLEKKHLEFVEVFLRCRGSIKEVERALGVSYPTVRNMMDAALAALGLDGKPEAEASREAEDRADILGRLSDGEIDVETALRELEAMKGARQDD
- a CDS encoding HD domain-containing protein; the encoded protein is MKRSDYGKLEAYMLECMGDSAHDGEHVYRVLHMALFLAEDEDVNRDVLIAAALLHDIGRAAELRDGAVDHAQRGSEMARTFLSGMGFDKDFAEHVAACIATHRYRSGFPPASREAEILFDADKLDVTGALGVARTFLYQGAKGRPIYTVENGRVQTGREADDPPSFLREYHFKLKHVEERLFTERARRIADERQKAAWAYYEELVREIGQSYGEGQKILDELT
- a CDS encoding SHOCT-like domain-containing protein, whose protein sequence is MISDEKQKVLDMLEQGSITAEEAARLLDALEAGAKQERSQRSEQMHSDAKRMQGKKLRVEVNGFVEGDKRINVNVSVPLVLARYADNIIANCVPKDVNRELSTNGIDLSQLKIGELVDTFESLEEDIVNADIDQEDTKLKVRVYVD